One Carya illinoinensis cultivar Pawnee chromosome 5, C.illinoinensisPawnee_v1, whole genome shotgun sequence genomic window, aggagaaaaattgtgtgattgtaacaatttttcacatattgaattttcttctctgggtctggtggtttttcttctgttttggagtttccacgtaaatttcttgtgttgttattatttctctatttttcttgttattcctgcaaagggtagatcttagggggggtgaatttggaggtccaaattcccaacattttattttatttcataaatattttaaaaatatatgaaaaaaagaacACAAAAAAACATACACTCGTCGAAATCTAAACTTGGGTCGCGAGTGGGTGAGCCACTCATAATAAACTCTTTTAGGGCATAAACCTCTTTGATACATACGTAGAGAGAAAAAACTTTTCTCAAAATCAGATCATTCATCCTATTTTTAATTCGGGATAAAGTTGTCGCCGTCCccgaatttatttatatatcggaTAAGATAGCATCTCgtgataaaaactaaaaaagataGGTACATAAGCGACCGACAATGTTGATCATACGATCTGTACATGTGAAACCCATGCATGCCCGCATGACGTGGGAATGGCCAAAATCTTCGAGCCAGCTGCCAGATCTTTCTGACAATACATGTGTTTCTCCTTACCCAGACTGATTGCCACAAAAGTAAAACAGAAATGACTGAAAATATCTTATATGTACTATAGGTCGTACGAAATGTATATAATTTCTTGCATTGTGTATCTCAAAGTATATGATTTTttccaaaacaaataaataaatcaatcaatTAATCTCTGTCTGTTGATTTATTTACTGTAGAATCCGTTTTATTATCCATCTTTGTCGATGTGAGTTTTAGCCGATAAGAACTTGAAGCTGAAGGATCCTTCGTTAGTGGAAGTCCAGTGCTGTGCGCCAAGCTGAAGTACCATCCAATTAAGTCAATAATCACATCGTCGGCCTATCCGCACATAACTTGGGGGCCGGGGCAGCCGCGCGGTTCTTACAATGAGTAGCGATAAAACTTATCTTCTGCGCAACATCGACCAGTTAATgatatccccccccccccccccccccccccaaccaaaAACCCCAAAAAAAGTCATACGGACGCATGCAAGCTGGACTAGGAGGTTTGCAGCATTTTTCTTGATTCTGCATCAGATCATGACCCTTGATTGGCCTTTGGTGCATTTACTAATCCGTTTGTCTTCGGTTGGCCTGCGTATTGGGTCCATCGCTCCTATCGTCTTCTTTCCTCTAGGCATGCCTTGCAAAGCTTTTCTTGTTTCACATTAAAGTAATCACATGGGTgtgtttctcttttttttttcagcgtACGGCCACTTGTTTTGAAGCATATATCAAAGCTGGGGGCCGGAAAAAGTACTGAACCAGTCTGGATTTTTTATTGGCCCATGAATTTTAACGTGCATGTGGGTTTGCTGCACCTTGATTGGTGAGTAGATATATATgacgagggagagagagagttggagGTAACTGAGCAAAGCCATGTGAGCGTCTTTGATAAGGCAGGCTCTGATCAGCATACCCCAGTAGCCACTCTCCTGACATCACCCCCAGTTGATCCTgcagaaatttaaaatattccGTTTTTAACTTCTATAAATACCAAAACCAGAGAAACCTTCAGACCATAAAGCCTTCAGCACTCTGAAACTTAAAACTGCAACAACTTCCAATACCAGTTCCCTTATCGCTCAAATCCCATCTCGACCCGCTCACAACTTTCCATACCAATTGTATTAGTCATGGGTATGCGTCTGCAATCCGTGCTTCTCAATGCCAAGCAACTTCTCAAACTGCACTCCATGCAGACCAGAGGAAGAAATCAGCCGGACGTTCCCAAAGGCCATATTGCAGTCTATGTGGGAGAGATCCAAACAAAGAGGTTTGTGATTCCCATATCATACTTGAACCATCCTTCGTTCCAAGATCTGCTTAAGCAAGCTGAGAAAGAGTTCGGATTCAATCATCCAATGGGTGGCCTAACTTTTCCATGCAAAGAAGACGCCTTCATTGATCTCACTTCTCAATTGCATGCCTCATGAAAGATCATGAAGAACGATAAGCTGTCCTCTACAATTTTGACATCTTTTTTCTCCAATAGACTTCAGAATAGTACTTTATAAGTAACGACTTAATTAGTGGACATGAGAGCAAGAGTCAATTGCTCTCCCATAAAAATATGTACACGATCATCCTCGTGTAATgaagttaattatatatatcatgtgtatatatatatatatattatatattggatATCAAGTTATCAACTCTTCTGTAACTCCTAATTAATTACCATCTGTTTCTCTAGCTTTTTTGAGATTGTTTGCTTTCGATCAATTGCATTCCCACTTCAAGGGGATTGATTAACCGGCCAAGAGCATAAAATTCTTATCAAACGTTTATTTCGTAATAGGAACAGTATAAGTCGATAGCATAAGAATATATTTCtatgttgtaaaaaaaaaaatatcatgaat contains:
- the LOC122309242 gene encoding auxin-induced protein 15A-like; this encodes MGMRLQSVLLNAKQLLKLHSMQTRGRNQPDVPKGHIAVYVGEIQTKRFVIPISYLNHPSFQDLLKQAEKEFGFNHPMGGLTFPCKEDAFIDLTSQLHAS